TTTTCGGAGTCGCGAGTGAGGCCGCGAGGAAGCCACACCACGTGGGTGGCGCCGATGGTGCGGGCAAGTTCCTGCTCGATGTCAGCCTTGGTCAGGCCTGGATTGCGACCCTGATCGAGCTGCACAGTCTCGGTGACCAGGACGGTACCTTCGCCATCAACGTGTATGCCTCCGCCCTCGTTGACGATTCCCGAGGGGAGGTGCCGGGCGTTGGCGCGGCCGCTGACGTACTCGGCAATGAGCGAGTCCTTGTCCCATGCAGCCCAGTCCTGACCGCCCCAGCCGTTGAAGATCCAGTCCACGGCGCCCAGTTGCTTATTGGAATCCAGAACGAACGATGGTCCGATGTCCCGCATCCAGGCATCGTTGAGGTCAGCTGTAATGACCTCAACGCGCGGATCCAGATAGCGCGCGGCGGTCTCGACGTCGTCGGGCGCTACCACCATGGTGACCGGCTCAAAATCAAGGGTGGCGTTAGCGACGGCGGCCCACGTGGAACGTGCTGCGTGCGCCTCCTCTTCGGTGTCACCCAAGGTGTAGCCGCCGGTGGGGAATGCCATCCACACGCGGTCCTGCGGGGCCGTCTCGGACGGCATGCGCCAGGCGCTCACGCGGTGACTGCCTGGAGTGACTGGGCGTCGAGGTCCGGGTGGTCGGGTTCCGGGCTCGGTGCGAGCCAACTGGTTTCAATCATGGGGCTTGTACTCCGTGAGACGACGATCACTAAATGAATTGCGTTCATTTAGTATGGCGGGAGTCACCTCCTGATGCAAGGGGTGAAACAGGTGCCCCGTATTTGTGACCGTTATGGGGGAGCGCGATGGGTGGGTCGGGCGGGGGCTGGTGAGGGGCGACGTCTCGGCTCTTTGCGAAGCGACCTGGCGCTCGCAGACGCTCATCTGGGGCCCGGTTTTCCACATAGAAAGGTTGGGGTCTGATAGTGCTCCGTGATGGCTGGAAGGGTTGAGTCATGGAGCAGATTCGGGGCAGGCAAGCGGGCGCGGGGGTCGTGCCTGCCCCCGTTCCGGGGCCTCGGTCATGGGGCTCAGCGCCCCGGGTTTCGGATCTCATCACGCTGCTGGGCACTGTTCAACTGGGCGCGGGGAGTGGAGAGCTGATCGATCAGATCCGCGGGTTGGAGAATCTGAAGTCCGCCATCACCGGCCTCCAGGCCCGGATCGCTGTGGCCTTTGACCTTATGCAGATACAGGAACAGGCAGAGGCTGGCGTTCCCGCGTCCGAACGCGGCCAGGGTGTTGGGACCCAGATAGCGTTGGCCAGGCGTGAGTCCCCGAACCGCGGGTCCCTGTTCCTCGGCTTTGCGAAGGCTTTGGTGACGGAGATGCCGCGGACCTTGGCCGCGTTGGAGTCGGGCCAGCTCAATGAGTGGCGTGCCTCCCTGCTGGTGAAGGAGACTGCGTGTTTGTCTGTGGAAGACCGGTGCGCGGTGGATGAAGAACTTGCAGCCGATACCGGGACGTTCGAGGGGAAAGGCGACCGGGCGGTCATCGCCGCAGCGAAAGCCGCTGCGTATCGGCGGGATCCCCGTTCGGTTGCCAGACGTGCCAGCCGTGCAGTCGCCGAGCGGACCGTGAGCCTGCGTCATGCCCCGGATGCCATGACCTACCTGACCGCCCTGCTGCCCGTCGCCCAAGGTGTGGCCGCCTATGCTGCACTCACCAGGGCTGCTGATTCGGCCCGTGCCCGTGGAGACGCGGGGTCGGGCGGCGATGCCCGGAACCGGGGCCAGGTCATGGCCGACACCTTGGTCGAACGCATCACCGGCAAGCGTAGCGGGGTCAGTGGCGTCGATCTTCAACTGGTCATGACCGACCGAGCTCTTCTTCAGGGCGACAGCGAGCCGGCCCGACTCGCGGGCTACGGAATCGTCCCTGCGGAATGGGCCAGGAAGATGCTGGCTGAGGGGCATGATCGGATCGAAGATCAGGAGCGGCGGGAGGAATCGTCGGATCGCTTCGACTTCAAGGTACTACTCCGCCGGCTCTACACCGCACCGGGCACCGGTGAGCTGCTGGCCATGGACTCCAAAGCCCGGTTCTTCCCGCCACGGCTCAGACGGTTCATTGAAACCCGGGACGACACCTGCCGCACCCCGTACTGCGACGCGCCCATCCGGCATATCGACCACATCATCCCCTGGCATGCCGGCGGGGCCACCACTGTGGAGAACGGTGCCGGGCTCTGCGAAGCCTGCAACCACACCAAAGAAAAACCCGGCTGGAACAGCAAAACCGTGCAAACGGATGGGCAGGGTATGCACACAGTGGAAATCAGCACACCCACAGGGCACACGTACAGTTCCACCGCACCGGCGCCGCCGGGGTATGTCCGGGCCAAGCCGTCACCACCCGCGCCGTCTGTAGCTACGTCGAGTGAGTCTGCTGCGGATGTGGCTAACTCGTCGGTTCAGCTGCCGGAGCCTTACCCTCCGGAAGATGCGGAGTTTCGGCCCGGGGGCCAGCATCAACGGCGCATGGCGGAGGTTTAACCTTGGTCCGTGTCTAGCCAGCCAGCGTGGGCAGGGTCAGAATTTCGGCGCCGTCATTGGTGATGGCAATGGTGTGCTCACTGTGGGCCGTCCGGCAACCTGTGACGCTACGGAGCGTCCAGCCGTCGGCGTCGGTGACAAGCTGGGCTGTATCGGCCATGACCCAGGGCTCCAGGGCGAGCAGCAATCCCGGGCGTAGCTTGTAGCCGCGGCCGGGGCGTCCCATGTTCGGGACGTGCGGATCCTGATGCATGGTGGAGCCGATACCGTGGCCTCCGAACTCGGTGTTGACGGGGTAGCCGGCATCGCTGAGGACCGAGCCGATGGCGTAGGAGAGGTCGCCGATGCGGGCGCCGGGCCGGGCGGCCTCTATGCCTGCGCGCAATGCTCGTTCGGTCGCATCGATCATCGCGACACTTTCCGCCGGCTTAGACTCGCCCACGATGAAGCTGATGGCCGAGTCTGCTGCGATTCCGTCTTTCAAGACGGCCAGGTCCAGGGTCAGCAGATCGCCGTCGGCCAAGGTGTAGTCCCTGGGCAAGCCGTGCAGGACGGCGTCGTTGACGCCGGTGCAGATGTAGTGGCCGAATGGCCCGCGTCCGAAGGAAGGGGCGTAGTCGAGGTAACAGGAGACACCGCCGGCTTCGAGGATCATGCTCTTTGCCCACCGGTCTATGTCCAGAAGGTTTGTGCCCACAGTTACGCGGCCCTTCAGGGTGTGCAGAATGTTGGCGACCAGGGCGCCAGCTTCCTTGGCACGGCCGAGTTCTGCGCGGCTCAGGATCTCAATCATTCGGGGCCTTTCTAGTAACAACCAATAACTATCCCGGCCATATTATCCCGGTATTACAATTGGAGCCATGGTCAGGTTGCCACTCACACCCGCAGAGGCCGAGCGCGGACAGCGTCTCGGTGCTCTGTTGCGTCGTGCCCGGGGTGACCGCTCCATGCTGGAGACCGCCCTCGACGCCCGGGTCTCACCCGAAACGCTTCGTAAGATCGAGTCCGGCCGGGTGGCGACGCCCGCTTTCCCAACTGTTGCTGCAATTGCCGATGTCCTCGGACTTTCCCTCGATGAAGTGTGGGCCGAGATCAACCTGCCTGACCCTGGTGTTGAGTCAGGCAGCTCGCGTCGGAACGCGCGTGAATGGTTGGCTTCGTAGCGTCAGCGCTTGGGCCGTGCACGCACGTGGAGGCGTTCGCCCTGCTGCCCGAAGAGGGTTAGAAGCTCCACCGGGTCTGACGTGGCACTCGCGAACCAGTGGGGCGTCCGGGTATCAAACTCCGCCACCTCGCCCGGTTTCAGGACAAAGTCGTTCTCGCCCAGGACCAGCCGCAGCTTGCCGTTGAGGACATACACCCAGTCGTAGCCCTCGTGTGATTGCGGCGTTGGAGTCTGCCTGCCTGAGCCGCCCTTGAGGACCATTTTGAAGGCCTGGATTCCGCCGGGGCGGCGCGTTAGGGGAACGGCAGTTCCCCATTCGTGGATGTGTGGCTTGAGGTGGATTCGCGGGTCGCCGGTTTCCGGGGCATCGATCAACTCTTCGAGGGGGACTTGGTGCAGCCGGGCTATGGGGAGGAGTAGTTCGAGCGTTGGTTTGCGCTGACCTGATTCCAGCCTTGAGAGGGTGCTGACGGAAATTCCTGTCGCTTCCGAGGCTTCTGCAAGGGTCACGTTGCGCTGGGTTCGCATGGCACGGAGCCTTGGCCCCACGGCGTCAAGCATTGTGCTGAAGTCGGTTGTCATGTATCCAGCTTGCCATATTGGCAAACTTCCTTGCTGATCTGCTGGACTCTGCCCAACCATGGAATGAGCGGCGCAACGCCGCCAGATATGCGTGGAGGTACAGTGAGTCAAGAATCAGTGGACAACCGGATGGGCGCGGAATACGACGTCGTTGTTGTCGGTGGTGGCGCAGCTGGGTTAAGTGCTGCGGTCACGCTGGGACGGGCCTTGAGATCCATCCTGGTCATCGATGCCGGGGAGCCGCGGAATGCTCCTGCCGCAGGCGTGCATGGCTTCCTGTCGCGGGACGGGATCAATCCCAAGGAACTGCTGGCACTCGGACGCGCGGAGGCGAACCAGTATGGGGCAGCCATTGTGGAGGGCGTCGCCGTTACGGCGCGTTCGACGACGGGCCTCACGGAGGGTTCCGTGCTCGCCTTTGAGGTGGACCTGGCCGACGGCCAAACGGCGAGAGCGCGGCGCTTGCTGGTCACCACCGGACTGGTGGACCTGCTGCCGGACGTTCAAGGTCTTGGTGAACGGTGGGGCAAAGACGTCCTGCACTGCCCCTATTGCCACGGCTGGGAAGTGCGGAGAAAGCAGATCGGCATCATAGGCTCGGGACCAATGGCGTTGCATCAGGCGATGCTGTTCCGCCAATGGAGCTCCGACATCACGTTGTTCCTGAATGACGTGGTGGAACCGACGGACGAACAGTGGGAGCAGTTGGCTGCCCGTTCCATCACCGTCGTGGACGGGCGTGTCCAAGCATTGGAAGTCACTCATGACGTCCTGACCGGTGTTGTGCTGGCCTCCGGCACTGTGATTCCTGTGGAAGCCGTCGTCACTGGCTCCCGCATGGAGGCACGGAGCGGCGTGCTGGAATCCCTGGGCGTTCCCTCGGTGGAGCACCCTATGGGGGTTGGAAGCCACGTTGAAGTCAATCCCATGGGCGGTGCAACGTCAGTGCCGGGTGTCTACGCTGCCGGAAACGTCACCGATCTCATGGGACAGGTCGTGGCCTCCGCAGCCGCAGGTGTCATGGCCGGGGCAGCTATCAATGCCGACCTCATCGCCGAGGAGACGAGGCTTGCCGTGGAAGCAGCGCGGTCTTCAACCGTGTCACGTTAGGGGCTCGCCGGACCGCAGCTCGGCGCCGTGAGGCGACGCATGGGCTGCCGTCCAGCTGGCCAGGAACCCGGCGAGTTCGATTTCTCCCGCCAACGCGTTTCGCAACGTCTTCCTGGCGGTCCTGTGGAAATGGACGTTATGGCGTGCCCAGCGGGTGGACTCGACCTCCATCTTCGCGTTGCGGACATACGCAGGGGTGCCGGTCATGCCGGAGAGTATTCGTTCGATGAGCTCGTTGGGCGCGCGCCAGTACAACTCAGCGCCGATACAGCTGAAGGCTGGCGAAAACAGTCGACTTGTCGCTTTGACGGGAGGACGATTAAGGGACAGCCACTAAGGAGGTTGGTCATGTGCTACGCGTACTATGACGACTTCGAGCGGCGCACGAAGAAGGACTCCGTGCGCAAGCCTGAAGCACGCACGTCTGAGGCACCCAAGGACCAGGAACCTGCACAGAGCCGTCCACGGACGGAAGGAACGCTATTTACCTTCCTGGCCCGCCGTCGCAGGGAATCCGAGGTTTCCGAACCGAGGATCCACCGCATCCACGAGAAAGTCTAGGGATCCCCTAACCCGATCGAAGAAGCTGGACTGATTTAAGAATTAAGCAAAGGTAAGGCGCTGCGCTCGCAGCGCCTTACCTTTTGCGGCCTTGCTGCAGAAGGCTGGGCCCTACGACTCATCGGCCAAGAATTCCCGCGCAGCCGTCACCAGAGCTTCAGTTCCGCGTGCCAGCGTCGGCTGGATGATGGGCGCAAAGTAGGGCGAGTGATTCGACGGAATGTCCTCGGGAAGGCGACCCGTTGTTGCCCACTCCTTGAACAAGGAAGGCTCGGCCCCTCCCAGGAACCAGAAAACCAGGGGAGCGCCGGCGGCTTTCGCCAAGGCTCCAACGTCTTCGCTGCCGGACACGGGACCGGGGTCGATGATCTGCGTTTCGCCAAATTTTGCCGTGAAAGCTGCCGACACCCTCGCAGTGGCAGCTGCATCGTTGACGGTCAGCGGGAAGTGCTCTTCGAAATGAATCTCCGGTTCCTTGGGAGCACCTGATGCTGTGGCTTCGCCCTGGGCAATGCGCTCAATTGAACCGAGGATCTTATCCCTGGTGGCATCGCTGAATGACCGGACGCTGAGGCCCAACGTTGCCGTTTCCGGAATGATGTTGTTCTTGGTCCCGGAGTGAATCTGCCCAACTGTCACCACCGCGGAGTCACTGGCGGCGAGCTCACGCGACACAATTCCCTGGAGCCGGACAGTGGTTGCAGCCGCCATCAGCACCGGATCAACAGTGGTCTCGGGGCGTGATCCGTGCCCGCCCCGACCATGCAAGGTGATGTTGAGCGAATCGGCGGACGCCATGGTGACGCCGGGACGGACACCGAACCATCCGGCGGGGAAGGGGGCCACATGTTGGCCCAGGACGACGTCCGGTTTCGGCACAGTGTCGTACAAGCCATCGGCCACCATGGTTTCCGCCCCGCCGCCCCATTCCTCGGCCGGCTGGAACACGGCGATCAGTGTGCCTTGCCACTCATCACGTTGCGCGGCCAGAACCTCCACCGCGCCAACAAGGCAGGTCACGTGCACGTCATGGCCGCAAGCGTGCATGACCGGCATGTCCTTGCCTTCGTGATCAACACCCATCGCCGTGCTTGCGTACTCCAGGCCCGTTGCTTCCTTTACGGGCAAGCCGTCCATGTCTGCCCTGAGCATCACCGCCGGTCCGGGCCCATTGTCCAGAACGCCAACAACCCCGGTCTTTCCGATGTTGCGATGAACGGTGAAGCCAAGTTCTTCGAGGTAACCCGCGGCGATCCCGGCAGTTCGGGTCTCTTGGAAGGACAACTCAGGATGGGAGTGCAGGTCCTTGTAAAGCTCTTCGAGGTCAATGGTCATGAGTCTGCCCTTTTCATTCGACGCCTAGGTCTGGCCAGTGTATCCAGCCCGAAGCTGCAAAGGCGGGGAAGCCCCGGCACACTGGATGGCATGAACGATTCTGAATCAGTCACGACGCAGATATCCACAGTTGATGAGTGGACCAAAGCCTTGGCGGAGTCCACCGGATCGCCGGGCGGGGGTGCAGGGACCGGGGTCATGCTCTCCATCGCGGCCTCGTTGACGTCCATGGTGGCCGGATACACCGAGGCGGAGGAGGCCCAGCGCGAACAGCTGAACGGCATCCACTCCCGGGCGCACGAACTCCGACGAATTGCCCTTCAACTAGCCGACGACGACGCGTCCGCCTCCAACGCCTTCGGCGCTGCCTTCCGTCTCGACCCCGGTCCGGAACGCGACGAAGCAATACATCAAGCGTCCGTCCATGCTGCCAAGGCATCAGCGGTTCTGGGGGAGCGGGCCATCGACGCCATTGAAGATCTCGGCTGGCTCGCTTCCAACGGCAATCCTGCGCTTATTGCGGATGTCGTGGTCGGGTTCGGAGCCCTCCGCGCAGCCATAGCCGGAGCACGAACCAACGTGAGCTTCGACCTCGCATCCCTGACCTCCGCGGGCACCGCACTGGAGGAAATTAGGAAACAACATCCAGAACTATGGAATACAGTCACCCGACTCAGCGACGCCCTCGACAGAATTGATGGACTGACGGCCGGCGTAGACAAAAAAGCAGCGCCGACCGAAGCTGTCTAGCTTCAGTCGATGTGCGTCTTTGCATCACG
This genomic interval from Paenarthrobacter aurescens TC1 contains the following:
- a CDS encoding putative peptidylarginine deiminase (identified by match to protein family HMM PF04371), yielding MSAWRMPSETAPQDRVWMAFPTGGYTLGDTEEEAHAARSTWAAVANATLDFEPVTMVVAPDDVETAARYLDPRVEVITADLNDAWMRDIGPSFVLDSNKQLGAVDWIFNGWGGQDWAAWDKDSLIAEYVSGRANARHLPSGIVNEGGGIHVDGEGTVLVTETVQLDQGRNPGLTKADIEQELARTIGATHVVWLPRGLTRDSEKFGTRGHVDIVAAIPSPGTLLVHSQQNPEHPDYTVSREVIDFLRTTHDAAGRDWNIIEVPAPETLTDDEGFVDYSYINHLVVNGGVIACTFNDPMDEKALRILADAYPGRRVIGVDARELFARGGGIHCITQQQPSAI
- a CDS encoding putative HNH endonuclease domain protein (identified by match to protein family HMM PF01844); protein product: MEQIRGRQAGAGVVPAPVPGPRSWGSAPRVSDLITLLGTVQLGAGSGELIDQIRGLENLKSAITGLQARIAVAFDLMQIQEQAEAGVPASERGQGVGTQIALARRESPNRGSLFLGFAKALVTEMPRTLAALESGQLNEWRASLLVKETACLSVEDRCAVDEELAADTGTFEGKGDRAVIAAAKAAAYRRDPRSVARRASRAVAERTVSLRHAPDAMTYLTALLPVAQGVAAYAALTRAADSARARGDAGSGGDARNRGQVMADTLVERITGKRSGVSGVDLQLVMTDRALLQGDSEPARLAGYGIVPAEWARKMLAEGHDRIEDQERREESSDRFDFKVLLRRLYTAPGTGELLAMDSKARFFPPRLRRFIETRDDTCRTPYCDAPIRHIDHIIPWHAGGATTVENGAGLCEACNHTKEKPGWNSKTVQTDGQGMHTVEISTPTGHTYSSTAPAPPGYVRAKPSPPAPSVATSSESAADVANSSVQLPEPYPPEDAEFRPGGQHQRRMAEV
- the map gene encoding methionine aminopeptidase, type I (identified by match to protein family HMM PF00557; match to protein family HMM TIGR00500), which gives rise to MLLERPRMIEILSRAELGRAKEAGALVANILHTLKGRVTVGTNLLDIDRWAKSMILEAGGVSCYLDYAPSFGRGPFGHYICTGVNDAVLHGLPRDYTLADGDLLTLDLAVLKDGIAADSAISFIVGESKPAESVAMIDATERALRAGIEAARPGARIGDLSYAIGSVLSDAGYPVNTEFGGHGIGSTMHQDPHVPNMGRPGRGYKLRPGLLLALEPWVMADTAQLVTDADGWTLRSVTGCRTAHSEHTIAITNDGAEILTLPTLAG
- a CDS encoding putative helix-turn-helix domain protein (identified by match to protein family HMM PF01381) translates to MVRLPLTPAEAERGQRLGALLRRARGDRSMLETALDARVSPETLRKIESGRVATPAFPTVAAIADVLGLSLDEVWAEINLPDPGVESGSSRRNAREWLAS
- a CDS encoding putative Helix-turn-helix domain protein (identified by match to protein family HMM PF01381; match to protein family HMM PF07883), which gives rise to MVGQSPADQQGSLPIWQAGYMTTDFSTMLDAVGPRLRAMRTQRNVTLAEASEATGISVSTLSRLESGQRKPTLELLLPIARLHQVPLEELIDAPETGDPRIHLKPHIHEWGTAVPLTRRPGGIQAFKMVLKGGSGRQTPTPQSHEGYDWVYVLNGKLRLVLGENDFVLKPGEVAEFDTRTPHWFASATSDPVELLTLFGQQGERLHVRARPKR
- a CDS encoding pyridine nucleotide-disulphide oxidoreductase domain protein (identified by match to protein family HMM PF07992) — its product is MSQESVDNRMGAEYDVVVVGGGAAGLSAAVTLGRALRSILVIDAGEPRNAPAAGVHGFLSRDGINPKELLALGRAEANQYGAAIVEGVAVTARSTTGLTEGSVLAFEVDLADGQTARARRLLVTTGLVDLLPDVQGLGERWGKDVLHCPYCHGWEVRRKQIGIIGSGPMALHQAMLFRQWSSDITLFLNDVVEPTDEQWEQLAARSITVVDGRVQALEVTHDVLTGVVLASGTVIPVEAVVTGSRMEARSGVLESLGVPSVEHPMGVGSHVEVNPMGGATSVPGVYAAGNVTDLMGQVVASAAAGVMAGAAINADLIAEETRLAVEAARSSTVSR
- a CDS encoding hypothetical protein (identified by Glimmer2; putative), whose product is MRRRMGCRPAGQEPGEFDFSRQRVSQRLPGGPVEMDVMACPAGGLDLHLRVADIRRGAGHAGEYSFDELVGRAPVQLSADTAEGWRKQSTCRFDGRTIKGQPLRRLVMCYAYYDDFERRTKKDSVRKPEARTSEAPKDQEPAQSRPRTEGTLFTFLARRRRESEVSEPRIHRIHEKV
- a CDS encoding putative Metal-dependent amidase/aminoacylase/carboxypeptidase (identified by match to protein family HMM PF01546; match to protein family HMM PF07687; match to protein family HMM TIGR01891) produces the protein MTIDLEELYKDLHSHPELSFQETRTAGIAAGYLEELGFTVHRNIGKTGVVGVLDNGPGPAVMLRADMDGLPVKEATGLEYASTAMGVDHEGKDMPVMHACGHDVHVTCLVGAVEVLAAQRDEWQGTLIAVFQPAEEWGGGAETMVADGLYDTVPKPDVVLGQHVAPFPAGWFGVRPGVTMASADSLNITLHGRGGHGSRPETTVDPVLMAAATTVRLQGIVSRELAASDSAVVTVGQIHSGTKNNIIPETATLGLSVRSFSDATRDKILGSIERIAQGEATASGAPKEPEIHFEEHFPLTVNDAAATARVSAAFTAKFGETQIIDPGPVSGSEDVGALAKAAGAPLVFWFLGGAEPSLFKEWATTGRLPEDIPSNHSPYFAPIIQPTLARGTEALVTAAREFLADES
- a CDS encoding hypothetical protein (identified by Glimmer2; putative), which gives rise to MNDSESVTTQISTVDEWTKALAESTGSPGGGAGTGVMLSIAASLTSMVAGYTEAEEAQREQLNGIHSRAHELRRIALQLADDDASASNAFGAAFRLDPGPERDEAIHQASVHAAKASAVLGERAIDAIEDLGWLASNGNPALIADVVVGFGALRAAIAGARTNVSFDLASLTSAGTALEEIRKQHPELWNTVTRLSDALDRIDGLTAGVDKKAAPTEAV